In the genome of Salvia hispanica cultivar TCC Black 2014 unplaced genomic scaffold, UniMelb_Shisp_WGS_1.0 HiC_scaffold_968, whole genome shotgun sequence, the window caagttagtaaTAACTAACttaaaagaaatccaaaaactttaaattcatataacatatatcaaattaaagataattttataaggattccaacgatatactatatgcatatgttccgacgtcaaaatttgaaaaaaaaaatctagaattttcgtatttttcgtacacaggctaatgtcaatacagccaagataatatgtcaatataaagcatatacaatgtcaatcctaaatttgtgttggacattctcaaagcattgtgttgatattttcaaaacactatattgacattttcatccaaaaccttaatttggagttttttttttctttttgattttattaataaaaacgaaaattacacgtggcaaatttgtagaccacacgctttttaaaatcatgtgccttaaattagttgtagttagcaattaaatgatgagttagcaattgatctggaatctgaataataaattagtataggataaataaaattatttttattttaattacagATAAAAACTAAAGAAAGAGTTTCCTACGACCAGCGCTGCCATCAATCTGCCGGCGACGCGCACCGTGGCATCCCCCAACCAAGCGCTGCGACAATCACTAgaattctcttcttctacctccATCGCAACCCTCTCAATCGATCTCTCTGCATTTTCCACAAATATTTGGCGGTAATATACATAATTAGGAGCggaaaattatgcattaatctGTGAGCAAAATCTAATATGCATATTGATCCTTTGATTTTACTACTTCCTCATAATTCTGTTATCTGGGGAAGCTATTTCGTTGTAGTTGCTatgctatttaattttaattcgtAGGCGGTGTGCAATGCAAAACCTGTTTGATAACcataaatttcttaatatatttccattttaattgtCAACGAGATTGTTGGCCTGGTTTTTATCTTCTTGGGTATACATTTATATGCACCGATTTTGGTATGTTAGTGCATTTAATATATTGTTCAATCTGATTTATGCTGTATCGATTTTGGTGATCGGCTATTTCTGAATTTGGGGTTGTGTttgataattgatattgaAATGAAGCTCCACTAGTGCTGAAATTCTAGCTATATTCTTGTTCTAgattttggggattttttggatggaaaagaaaagagtggATGAACAAGAGCCCCCACCTGCCTCACTGCCTAAAGTTGACAGATTTGGATTTCTAAAGCAGGAAACTAACTCACCTGATGGATTAGCAAAGAGCAGATCAGCTGCAGAGTATGAGAGGTATGTGTAATGTGGAATCAACTGTAGCTGTAGCTTTTATGGTGATTAAATCTTTCATACCCCAAATgtcactttatttattctgCATTCTGTTTTTTTCTGATGATCTAGATTGTCCGTTCACAGTTATCTGCTGGACCTATCTTAACAGAATCAGTTTCAACCCCTTAGATTTGACACTCATACATTTCTGGGACCTAGTATGTAGGAAGGACTGAGTTGAGTTAGCTTATGATGAAGATAATTTCTGGGCAACACATAAACCTTAGGTCAAATCTGAGCAAAACCCGTTCATTGTAAAAGGggtaaattcaattttctaaCCAAAACTCCAATacattttcgaaaatattcTGGCCtctgaaaatataaatttagtaCCTCACCTTTGTGACTTGTTCCAAATCTGACATTTAATCAAAGTCCTAAAAATTGATGTGGAATACCAAATACTACATGGAGAATCGTGCATTGACTAACATTCGTAAATTGTCCCTTTCCATTGAAGCAACATcgttttatgtaaaaaaattaaaaccaaatctAAAACAATGTCATTTTCAATAGGATCCAGGCACTCCatatcattttagtttgtctgaTTTTGCTTTGAAACATGTCATACAATAAAGTTCTTGTTAGAATGATGAATTTacccttaaaaaaaaaagaaaactcaGTCCAGATTAAACTGTGGCATAGAGGTTTATGGTTTGAACTCTATGAATGTGAGTATTGTTAATTTGTTCTTAACTGATAATTGGGAAACATACTACTGCAGTAAGtgaagtattattttgaattgggaagaaagaaaaaacccaaaattgaAGGTACAAATCCTCCATATACTTTTGAACCAGAAAtcttcataaatatttttaacttgCCAAAGAGATAACAAACAGATCCATCAAGGCTGGACTTGACAGTGATTTGCAAAAGGAGTCTGTTATATTTCAAAGAGCACCTTGCTGAGAACTATATTGATGCGTTTGCTTGTTATACATTTTTGTTGATGCTGTTCAAACATCATAATGCTATCACATTAACATTCATTTCCAGGGAGGAAAACAGAATTAAGAAATGGAGAAAGATGATAGGGGTTGGAGGAAGTGATTGGAAGCATTATGTTCGAAGGAAACCCCATGTTGTCAAAAGGAGAATAAGGAAAGGAATTCCTGATTGTCTAAGAGGACTTGTCTGGCAACTGATATCTGGAAGTCGTGACCTCTTGCTCATGAATCCAGGTGTTTATGAGGTTAAACTTTGTGACCTTTTATACCAATTATACATGGAATTTTTAAGAGAATATAAAGTTAAAAACCCTAAAGATGTTATGTGATATCCTTGAATTTGTTGTATGATGTCGAATGTAACACAAGTAGGTGTTGTCAGTGATCTGCATCTGAGTTTACCATCATAGGGTGTGACCAAATCAACAGTCGGAATGGCACGGGGTGATTGGAGTGGAGAAGTGGATGTAAATATTCAGGGTTATCTTGTTGactgttttatttatatgagTGCTCCCTTGAACCGGTGCCATTAGTTAGTGtatgagaaattaatttagGATTTCACATAATTGCTAATTTGCTAGAAACGTGCAGGTATATCTGATAATATATTACTGTCTGAGATATTTTTGTCCCTtcctgaataataaattatccATCCCgcaaatacttttatttatgaacAATCCATTTAATTCATGGCATGATATACTCGTACTCTGTCAACTTGTGTAGAGAAGGATATCTGGTTGACTATAGTTACATAGTAGCTCCTTTATATAAATGGTGGCTGGATCACCCAATCGATCTGAAGCATTGGGCGACATCTTGTGCTTCTTAATCTTAAATTCTCAATGTTTGTGCGTTTTGAACACCTCATTGGAGTTTGATTTACTTCACGTGAAAGTTTTAGAattgtcattttctttatgGATTACAATTTTCTTCATGCCTCTTTGTTGTGAACTGATGAATGTTATTTAAGCAGGTCTTTATATTAACTATCCAACCATActgatttgtttattttctctgCAGCAACTAGTCATATATGAGACGTCTGCTTCTGAACTAGATATCATCCGAGATATTTCTCGTACATTTCCTTCACATGTTTTCTTCCAGCAGAGGCATGGTCCAGGTCAAAGATCTctttataatgttttaaaagCTTACTCTGTATATGACAGAGATGTTGGATATGTACAGGTTGGTAGTATTTTCAGCTTATCAACATATCTACCAGTTTTTGTTTCTCACCGAATACAAATTGTGTTTAATGCAGGGCATGGGATTTGTCGCGGGTCTCTTGCTTCTTTATATGAGTGAAGAAGATGCATTTTGGTTACTGGTAGCCCTTCTAAAAGGAGCCGTGCATGCTCCAATGGAAGGAATGTATTTGGTAAAGTTTAATTAAGTACTTtcgtcatttcattttcagcaACCTATTTCATAAGTCATAACCTGGGAATGAAAATGGCTTTTGTTGGGTGTGTGTCGGCAAAAGACCTTTAAGAACATCATTAGGCAAAATGAATAAACAATTTCCAATTTTTCACAACTTTTATGTGTTCATGCCATTGAAGATTAAATAATAGTGGTAAGTTCTTGAAGAGAATGTTATTTAGAAGAGAAGAGAATGTGGTGCCCCACCCCatgtattattaaaaatggatATGGCCCAAAAatgggacgggggagtatCATATAATTTTGATGTGACATAAATAACTAGCAAAATcctaaatgaaatttaatggaGAAAATCAGTCCAAACACTCATCTGAAGAACTGTATTTGCACATTCTCAATCTCACAGGCTCACATGCATGATATAATGGAAGATATTTCTGGCAGGGCACTTAACTAAAATCAAACTtcttaagattttttttattttaaaggcGTAGCCAGTTTTTGTCACTCCTGTTGAACCTATTTGATCCCACCTCAAATATCTCTCTTTCATGCTTGCATTGTATTGATTGGGGCTTCATTTTCAGTTACATTTGCATTTTCCTGTATTTTAGTTGATAAGTTTCTGAAACTCATGCAATGCATGCCTTTGATGGCAATATCTATTAGTATTTCTTGAATTAATGTGTTGTGCTATGTAATGCATAAGTAGTTAACTCAGAAATATCAAagctaaaaatatattaccattatattttgtatgatcaaattaaaagttgtATGGGAAGTCGAAGATTATGGAGGGAAGGAAATACATATTGCCCTACCTTTTctttggggggggggggggaatATGAATTTACATTCTTTAatctgttttttatttaaatggtCACAATAATTTTGATGTATTGATGAAATTCATGCATCTGTGCAGGTTGGTTTGCCGCTTGTGCAGCAATATCTTTTCCAGCTAGATCAGTTAGTGAGAGAGCACTTACCGAAGTTGGGAGAGCATTTTACTCAAGAAATGATAAACCCTAGCATGTATGCTAGCCAATGGTTCATAACTGTTTTTTCTTACTCATTCCCATTCCACTTGGCTCTTAGGATTTGGGATGTCTTTCTTTTCGAGGTTAGTTATcactcttttttatatattgcaAATCAGCTATCATACTCTATCCCTAAAACTTGCTGATtgtaatttgtcatttttaccCTAGGGCGTCAAGATTGTCTTTAAAGTTGGTTTAGCACTACTAAAATTCTGCCATGATGATCTGGTAGAGTTATCCTTCTGAATCCTCACAAATTTTATATCtttcttttggattttgatgacgatttatgtattttaacaGGTGAAGTTGCCTTTCGAAAAACTTATCCATGCACTACGGAATTTTCCTGAAGATGCTATGAATCCAGATATTTTATTACCAATGGCTTACTCTATAGAGGTTAGCCCTTACCCCACCCCAACACTACTTGACTATTGCCCGCTGGTTGGTTAGAGTGAAAAAGACATGTTGAGGTGTGTATGTATGCATTTATGTGAACCTTCAATATTATGATTGGCATACTAGGGTTTATATGAGGCCAACAACTGAGACATCAAATAGGTGAAACAGACACGACTTGTACACCATATGCCTGTTGCCtagtattactactatataactCTACTAATGTACACAATTGCACCCCAATTAGGTGTCCAAGCGATTGGAGGAATTGAAGGATGAATATGAGAAACAGCACGGGAAACTGTCCGAGCGTGTTAAACAGAGGCTGCAGCAGCCATCTTGAATGACGACGATGCATCCTAATGGCAACAAGCATTGTTGCTAGGCGAAGTATTTGTCATGCACGAGGTTTTATATTGATTGAtcagttttttaaaattgtacaaAAGCCTGAATCTGATGCTTGTATTTTACATTGCTGGGTGTGCTTGTCAATTGAAATTTGGCAATTTGAGAGAGGGGTTATCTTTTTATGAGGTTGACTCATCTATAATCTAAGATGTTGAAATTTCCATACTACCCAAAAAGATATACATAAACGTACAAATGAGGCACTACATCAAACATATAAGGCCTGTTTGAATCAGGTTTCTCCACTCCAATAATAAAAGCAACCATCtatctataaaatattgtataagAATGAATCATGCTAGGAACATCAGGCAATAATCAACCATAAACAAACGAAAAAATATACAAgcacaaaaaaaatggaaaaaggagAAGGAAGAGCAAGAATCCCAGCAGTTGAACCAATCTACTTCCTTTTGCTCCTAGCTGGTTGCCGAGCAAATCATTAGTTGCTAGGTAGAAGTTCATGTTTCCCGGGATTTCCTCTTCAGAAGAAGTTCATCATCAGTATTGCTTGCTCTCTGACTTTGGCTCTTGACTGTCACTTTTATCAGTATCATAATTATCACGATGTGAATCCACATGAGCGCCACTTGCTTGCGTTCTTCTGTGCCTTCGATCCTGGAGAATTCAAGCACAACAAAAAACACAACCATGTATCATGATTATAAGGTAGAGACAATGGTCTAAGCAGTGATTAGcttaagaatttttaaaatctctAAAGGTTATCACgaaagaagaaaacaacataTCTACTCCTGAGAAACTATCTGTCATGGCCGCCTTGGTCTCATAAAATGAGCTAAGCAATATACACCTTACTCCAACTTCGTCCTCCCCGACTAGCAACACAAGATACTCCATATTTAGTTGGCATAAGTTAGACACTAACCTCTCTAGGTATGGGATATTCTTCTGATTCAAGCATCCGGACAACTTGACTCATCCGAGGTCTCTTGTCAGAATCTGGATCGACACATCTCAAAGCAGTCAAAAGTGCCCTTTTGAGGGCTCGAGTAGATGGTCTTGTGTCAATGTTTGGATCTACTACTTCCTCTGATCGCCTACTTCCAACCATCACTTTTAGCCAGTCAACTAGATTAACCTGTGATGACTCAAGAATTTCAGTCGAATACAGTGCTAACTCAGAATTATAAGTGCACCGTGTGATTCTATCAGTTTCAAAATAAGTTCCGACTGATTTTTGCCTAACAGAGAGATTAAGCTTATAATGATCATATAGAGGAATGCACCCCATGATTCTGTCAGTtcccaaataattataaagaagacaaataacaaatatttttatcttcctaATTCCTAAGAAGGCTTAAGCATAtctaattagaaaataaaaattactataacaCTTTGGCTGCATATGCTCAATATGATATTTGGCAGTAAATCTACGAAACATGCATTCCTATATGGTTGATTTTTCGGGTGCAGCTCTGTTTACCTCTGGAGCAGGTCGTCCATAATCGACCGGATCTCTTCCAGTAATTGCTTCCAGTAGTAAAACCCCAAAACTATAAACATCACTCTTCTCATTTAGAAGGCCAGTATTTGCATATTCAGGGGCAACATACCTGAAAATCAGTAGAAAAACAATGTATTTAAAATACTGTAAAGACAACCTTTCTAAAGTTGGTGAGCATTGGGATACAGAAACTTACCCAAACGTACCCATCACTCGAGTTGTGATGTGACTTTTTCCTGCACCAAGCAGTTTGGCCAGGCCAAAATCAGAGACCTTAGCATTGAACTCTTCATCGATCAGAATGTTGCTGGATTTTATGTCCCGGTGAACAACTTTTGGTTCAATTGCCTCGTGCAAGTAGGCAAGACTGCCAGAAGCACAATAAGATGACATTATTTTTCagtaaaaaagggaaattacAGTCATAGATTTTGATGGAGGGATAACGGGCGAGATGAAAACGCAGGGATTAACCAACTTACGCTTTAGCAGTGCCGAGGAGGATCTTCATCCGGGCCTCCCATGTAAGATATCCATGATGGCGCATAGCTCCATGAAGCCACTGCTCTAAATTGGCATTGTTAACATACTCATAGACTAGCATCCTGAAATGACAATGTGAGAGCAGTTTAGAATGATCATACATAAGCCAGTCCTAAATGCTTTAGAGCTCATAATGGATCTGTCACGTTAGTTTGGAAGCAACCGCTACAGTTACATCTAcacttcaaaaaatttaaaaagtgtaTGCATCATCAACAAACAAGTTCGAGTTGAATAAGTCCTATTGCCCTTTATAAACcaaaattactatattatgTCGAAGGGAAAATTGCAGCTTTAGAAATTGATGACAAACAGTACCTATGAGTTCCTTCGATACAGTATCCCAAAAGTCGAACCAAATTTTTGTGCCTCACATGGCCAATAGCTTCAACCTCCACTCCAAATTCCTTTTCTGCTTGACCTCTGAGtggaataaaacaaatttattaaaccataaaaCTGACAAAAGGTTCTAAGTTCTTTTGCAACTAACTCCAAGATTGTATTAGAATGTGAAATGGGATTTAGAACTTACAGGTTGTTGAGGAGCTTTTTAACAGCCACCTGAGTACCGTTAATAAGCTGTCCTCGATAAACAACTCCATATCCACCCTCTCCAAGAATATTCTCCTTTGAAAATCTATTTGTGGCGAGCTCAAGGTCTCTTAAAGTGAACCAATGACCCCAACCCAAATGCGAAAACTCGGGCAGACCACTTAAAGGGGAAGGAGCAGTTATTGGATGCGACGATGATGGTTTGTATGACGCAAAAGTCCCCGAACTCCCTTCCTCGCCTGATTGTGATCCGCAAATATCTTTATCAATATGACGGAACGAGCCTGATTGGCTGCTGTTATCTGCATTTTTTGCCTTTGGCATCCCAAGATGAACCAAGACCCTGTCTGATTCTTTGTCACTTGATTTATCTTGAATAGTGAGAAGAATTCCATCGCGTGGAGCAAATTCCTCGGTCGACACCTGCTCTACCCGTacttctttaatttcttttgaaaCAGTAGGTATCTGGCTAAGAGGAAGCCTTTCCTGAGCCcttcttaatttcttttgcGAGGTAAGATAGTATGTCAACACAAAGAGGATAATCACGATCAATAGCCCTACAATTATTCCGATAAATTCCCAAACCTTGATGCCCAAACCCCCAACGTTCTTTGAGAGCTCAGCATTAAGGTCAGAAGCCATCCTTGACAATGTTAAAAAACCACTACAAGGAGAAGGCAAAATAGGTAATCAACAATAACGTTTTGAGCACTATTTTGCATAGACATTTATACTTCACCACAGTTTTACATTTACATCACAATCTTCCCTTCAACCTTTTTCACAGCCTAATTGAAGCTAAAACTCATTTATAGCAATGACACTTACTGCCACTCGACGACACAAGACACATTATGGAAGTAATTTTGATTATCTAGACAATTACTAAATCTCATATAAGCAAGGAATGAAGGGCACGAAAAGGCAGCAAACGAAAAAGTGAGCTCTTAAATCAATAATTGAGCTCCTCATTTCAGGCACCCATAACCTTTTTCTCAACTTCTACTGTCACTTGTAAAGGTTCTTGGACAGTTGCTTCTAGAGGGAAAATTAGTAATGCACAATAATGAACATGACTAAAGCTACAAGAAAGCAACACTAAAACCTGATGCAGattcacaaaatcaaaaaaaaaacaaatttagttTAACATGTCTCTAAAGATTACAGCATTACATGTGAGGTAAAAGCAAAAACAGAAGTATAGAATTCGCAATATGATCAACCAATTAttacaagaaaagaaaagtagaTCAACAAAACACAATTTTGAAGAAGACCACTAATTTTATGCCAGTCTAACAAAAGCAAAACTCTTTTTACCTGGAACTACTTTATTACATGAATCTTAACCAAGAATCCAAAGCTTATTGTAATACAAAAAAGAGACATTTCGTGATATCTGAAAAAACTTAGCTCTTACCTTTATAACAACTGGATACAAGAAAGAAACCTCTGAAAGCCCAGATCTTGAGAGCCCCTTTTCCacagtacaattttttttcaaactacAAAAGAAAGACCAAGTCTTTAACAACGGATCTCTACCCAAGATAGCTCTATAATCACCCACAATGCCATTTCAAGAAACTTCAagtgataaaagaaaaatgaaatctttTTCATCCATAAACCCTTGAAAATTAGTAGATTGCAAATCTGGGTGAATCTTACATGTGGGAATTGAGaaatacaaacaaaatgtgAGTGGTGGGTGTTCCACACTTACCCAGATAACAACAAAGAAAGTGTTTTGGTTGCAGAAGCGGCATAGGTGAATAGAAGAATGGTAAACGCTGctgaaatgaataaaaaatggtaGTAGTAATGAATAGCTAATTGTTGTCTGCGGTGGTTTAGGAGAggaatatgaatatatgatcaaTTGATCATGGTGGATATACACATTAAATATACTATTGATATTGATAAATACATTAAacaaatgagagagaaaaaaggacTAGTGGAGTTTTCAGAGGTAGGTGATGAGGAAAAGGCGTTAGTAACACTTAAAAACACAGCACAGAGAAACGGTAATAAAACACAAACAGTAAAACGGAAGCatacattttgattttggattttcttatattcatttatacaCACACAAATGGTATAGTGGTTCTTGATATTTTTCCTGAGCTCACTACTCTATCCACGAGAGAAAGGGAAATTACCTAATCATGTGCAATTTTTGTCCTTGATTGTTTGAATTAAATTCGAGGAAGGGATAAAACATAAAGACAGCAATGCTGAATGCTGACcttaaaacattaaatattgatatggTAACTGCATTTGTCATCCTTGAACTATCTTCACTGCTTATTATTTCCTTAAATTCATTCAATATTGAAGTTGACCGGCTATGTTATAGAACGGCCATTTCGTCTTCTTGGTTTACTActtgtaatttaattacttttaatgctacaagtaaattaaaaagtttcCATAAATCAACTAAAAGATATAGAGATTTTTGTCCTCctcataaaaacaaaaattgtagATATATACGCGTGCAAG includes:
- the LOC125200434 gene encoding EVI5-like protein isoform X1; the protein is MEKKRVDEQEPPPASLPKVDRFGFLKQETNSPDGLAKSRSAAEYEREENRIKKWRKMIGVGGSDWKHYVRRKPHVVKRRIRKGIPDCLRGLVWQLISGSRDLLLMNPGVYEQLVIYETSASELDIIRDISRTFPSHVFFQQRHGPGQRSLYNVLKAYSVYDRDVGYVQGMGFVAGLLLLYMSEEDAFWLLVALLKGAVHAPMEGMYLVGLPLVQQYLFQLDQLVREHLPKLGEHFTQEMINPSMYASQWFITVFSYSFPFHLALRIWDVFLFEGVKIVFKVGLALLKFCHDDLVKLPFEKLIHALRNFPEDAMNPDILLPMAYSIEVSKRLEELKDEYEKQHGKLSERVKQRLQQPS
- the LOC125200434 gene encoding EVI5-like protein isoform X2, whose translation is MEKKRVDEQEPPPASLPKVDRFGFLKQETNSPDGLAKSRSAAEYEREENRIKKWRKMIGVGGSDWKHYVRRKPHVVKRRIRKGIPDCLRGLVWQLISGSRDLLLMNPGVYEQLVIYETSASELDIIRDISRTFPSHVFFQQRHGPGQRSLYNVLKAYSVYDRDVGYVQGMGFVAGLLLLYMSEEDAFWLLVALLKGAVHAPMEGMYLVGLPLVQQYLFQLDQLVREHLPKLGEHFTQEMINPSMYASQWFITVFSYSFPFHLALRIWDVFLFEGVKIVFKVGLALLKFCHDDLVKLPFEKLIHALRNFPEDAMNPDILLPMAYSIEVSPYPTPTLLDYCPLVG
- the LOC125200433 gene encoding probable receptor-like protein kinase At5g18500 encodes the protein MASDLNAELSKNVGGLGIKVWEFIGIIVGLLIVIILFVLTYYLTSQKKLRRAQERLPLSQIPTVSKEIKEVRVEQVSTEEFAPRDGILLTIQDKSSDKESDRVLVHLGMPKAKNADNSSQSGSFRHIDKDICGSQSGEEGSSGTFASYKPSSSHPITAPSPLSGLPEFSHLGWGHWFTLRDLELATNRFSKENILGEGGYGVVYRGQLINGTQVAVKKLLNNLGQAEKEFGVEVEAIGHVRHKNLVRLLGYCIEGTHRMLVYEYVNNANLEQWLHGAMRHHGYLTWEARMKILLGTAKALAYLHEAIEPKVVHRDIKSSNILIDEEFNAKVSDFGLAKLLGAGKSHITTRVMGTFGYVAPEYANTGLLNEKSDVYSFGVLLLEAITGRDPVDYGRPAPEVNLVDWLKVMVGSRRSEEVVDPNIDTRPSTRALKRALLTALRCVDPDSDKRPRMSQVVRMLESEEYPIPREDRRHRRTQASGAHVDSHRDNYDTDKSDSQEPKSESKQY